GGTTGGTAGGTAACACTGGCGAATTAAGTCAAGCAAATGATAACCCTCTTGGCTAAACTTCTCGTTGACAATGTCCTTATCCCCTGGCAACATTTTTCTGAAGAAACGAACGGCAAGCTCAGAGAGGGTCAGGGTAAGCTCATATTGTATTGGAATGAGCACAATTTGAAATAGCCTTTGAAGAATGAGAAATGGTATTTGGTTTTCTAACAAGATAAGGTCACACCTCACCCTATTGAGTAACCCTGGCGTGGAAAACGTGGGATCCCCACGGCTTCTTATATCCTTTAGAGAATATTTCAAGAAAAGCTCAATGATGAAACACCCATCAACCAGCATCATCTCCATGAATTGGCTCCATGTGAGATTGAGTTCTGCGTAGAAATTTCGTGCTGGCTTCTCTAAATCGCTTAGTGCATTAACAAATTCGTGCAAGCTTGATTCAAGCTGGTTTGGTTGTCGACTCAGAAGTGTGAAGAGGTAATGCCACTTGCGATCTTCCATGTATTTTAGACCCTCCTTGCCATGATGGAGAGGACCAATTGACACTGTGCTAGGGATGTACATCTTCTCATTTGCTTCTCGAAGATTCTCGGGGACTCTGTAGATGGATTTCAAAGATGAAACGGCTTCAAGCTTCTCTTTGATTGATGACACAAGATCTTCGTTTGCTTGTGTG
This region of Glycine soja cultivar W05 chromosome 17, ASM419377v2, whole genome shotgun sequence genomic DNA includes:
- the LOC114393317 gene encoding UPF0481 protein At3g47200-like; the encoded protein is MDHNPASAITQANEDLVSSIKEKLEAVSSLKSIYRVPENLREANEKMYIPSTVSIGPLHHGKEGLKYMEDRKWHYLFTLLSRQPNQLESSLHEFVNALSDLEKPARNFYAELNLTWSQFMEMMLVDGCFIIELFLKYSLKDIRSRGDPTFSTPGLLNRVRCDLILLENQIPFLILQRLFQIVLIPIQYELTLTLSELAVRFFRKMLPGDKDIVNEKFSQEGYHLLDLIRQCYLPTYARVMSKKSVSQGDLENESATKLKKDGIKSKSSKAKSLLNIKFANGVLEVPPFTPHQHFTEMMFSNLIALEQHQNDSQPFTSYVFLMKALVCNENDVKLFRNRGIVIMDNYTEKEVCDLFKRLCGEVEYGEDKFYFAGLIEQILEYKRTPRSWRKILKCSWLKTRTST